The Terriglobus roseus region GCCTGTCGCAACACATCACTGCGTAACGCGAACAGAACCGTGCTACAAACGGAGCATCCCTATTGCTTCTGAGGTTCCCACCGATGCGCCTTCTGCCGCTTGCGCTGGCTGTTGCCGTTGTTGCCTCCACCGCTGCCGCTCAGCAGCGAAGCACCTCACCGGAACCCATGTCGCCGCCGCCGATTCCCATACCGGCGAACCTGCCCGTGCTCCCCGCAGCGCAGCAGGCAAAGATGGATCACGACCTCCTCGAGATCAACATCGATCAACTGCACCAGCTCTACAAACAGCGCAAATACACGGTGGAACAGGTCACGCGCTGGTACATGGGCCGCATCACGAAATACAACGGCATCTACCGCGCGGTGCAAACGGTCAACACCGAAGACGCCCTCGCAACAGCGAAGGCGCAGGACACCGCAAAGTTCGACGCAACAAAACCGTTATGGGGCATCCCCGTAGTCATCAAGGCAAACACCGCAGTCAAAGGCCTGATCGACAGCGACGGATGGCAAGGCTTCGCACTGCCCGGCCACGAGTTCATCGCACCGAAGGATGCAACCGTCGTAGCCCGCCTGCGCGCAGCGGGAGCGATCATCCTCGGCATCACCAACATGCCGGACTTCGCCGCCAGCGACACCAACCGCTCCACCGCCTTCGGTCGCACCGGCAACGCGTATGACGTTCGCTTCTCTCCCGGTGGCTCCAGCGGAGGAACCGTCACCGCCGTCACCAGCAACATGGCCATGCTGGGCACCGGAACCGACACCGCCAACAGCATCCGCATGCCAGCGGGAACGAGCGCGGTCGTAGGCGTCCTCCCCACACGCGGCCTCGTCAGCATCGCCGGCATCGCGCCGCTCGACTGGCTGCTGGACAACACCGGCCCCATCGCTCGCAACGTCACCGACGCCGCGATCGCTCTCAGCGTGATGAACGGCAGCGGACACCCCGCCGATCCGCTCGACTTCCGAACCGAAGGCTCCGGCCGCACAGAAGGCGCGGACACAGCTCAGCTCGGCCCCTATCTTCCCTACCTGAAGAAGGACGCCCTCAAAGGCAAACGATTCGCCGTCCCAGCCTTCATGCTCAGCGGCAACACCGGCTTCGGCGTCTCAGTTACACCCCGCCCCACCAACGGCATGCGCCCCGAAACCCGCGCCATGTTGATGAAGACCATCGACCAGTTCCGCGCAGCCGGTGCGGAAGTCATCATCGACGACACCTTCATGCCCGACACCTTCGCCCAGGCCGTGCGCAAGGTCAATACACGCGCCTACCGCCGCGACGGCACCAACCAGTGGCTCGCCGAGTTCGGCCCCGCGGAATACCGCTCCGTCGACGCCTATGAAAAGGCCATCGGCTCACCGCTCCCCGCAACCGTCACCGGCATCAGTCCAGCGGGAGCACCCGCGAATCCGAACCGTCCGCAGACACCACAGGTTCTCCTCAAAGACGACGCCAAAGCCGACGAATCCTACTTTGCCCCGCGCAAAGCGGCGCTCGCACTCTTTCTCTCCGAACTCGACCGCCTGCACCTGGACGGCGTGATCTATCCCAGCGCGCAGATGCCGCCACCTGACGAAACCATGCCGCAGAACGGCCAGCTTTCCAGCGGCCCGCACTCCTCTACCGGCTGGAACAACAACATAGGCGTTCCCGCTGTGGTCGTCCCGGCTGGTTTCTATGACAGCGGCCTGCCTTTTGGCCTCGAAATCAGCACCCGCCCTTGGCACGACGGCGACCTCCTCGGCTGGGCCTACGCCTACGAGCAGTCCACCAAACTACGCAGGCCGCCGGTGCTGGTGGAGACCGGTCTATTACCGAACGCCCGCTAACATGGCCACGTAACAGTTCGGGTAACAGCAGGTAGAAAAGTCCCATCGGCCGCATACAAATCGGCATCCAATACCTGATACCTCATGAGGATGGCGTAGATCGTCGCTGTACGGCGCTGCGCCAATCAATGACACTGGACGTTTGGAAACGATGAAGCACGCGCGAAGGAATTCAATACTGCTCCTGGCCCTGTTACCAGCGCTGGGCGGTTGCCTTCGCACGACGCGCTCCGTCATGAAGACTCATCCGCCCGACCAGGTACTCACGTCGTCGCTCGATCAGGTAGTGAAGTCCACCTCCGACCGCTACAACAGCATTAAGACGCTGAAGGCTTCCGTGGAAATGCAGGCCTCCACCGGCGGTGGCAAACAGGGCAAGGTGGTCGACTACACATCGTTCAACGGCTACATCCTGATC contains the following coding sequences:
- a CDS encoding amidase — translated: MRLLPLALAVAVVASTAAAQQRSTSPEPMSPPPIPIPANLPVLPAAQQAKMDHDLLEINIDQLHQLYKQRKYTVEQVTRWYMGRITKYNGIYRAVQTVNTEDALATAKAQDTAKFDATKPLWGIPVVIKANTAVKGLIDSDGWQGFALPGHEFIAPKDATVVARLRAAGAIILGITNMPDFAASDTNRSTAFGRTGNAYDVRFSPGGSSGGTVTAVTSNMAMLGTGTDTANSIRMPAGTSAVVGVLPTRGLVSIAGIAPLDWLLDNTGPIARNVTDAAIALSVMNGSGHPADPLDFRTEGSGRTEGADTAQLGPYLPYLKKDALKGKRFAVPAFMLSGNTGFGVSVTPRPTNGMRPETRAMLMKTIDQFRAAGAEVIIDDTFMPDTFAQAVRKVNTRAYRRDGTNQWLAEFGPAEYRSVDAYEKAIGSPLPATVTGISPAGAPANPNRPQTPQVLLKDDAKADESYFAPRKAALALFLSELDRLHLDGVIYPSAQMPPPDETMPQNGQLSSGPHSSTGWNNNIGVPAVVVPAGFYDSGLPFGLEISTRPWHDGDLLGWAYAYEQSTKLRRPPVLVETGLLPNAR